One region of Faecalibacter bovis genomic DNA includes:
- a CDS encoding acyltransferase family protein, producing MAPASIVPSIACTEPLFPSSVFTNSIVFIVLYNSLEVWTTYNTIEALVSFTMTKALFDDFFLSGVGQGWTLTLEEIFYLFAPLYFVLIKRSKYFLIIIPFVVFFIFTFIKNQLNIEGNIYGFLQKNISTYIIEFFVGISVAILVLKDKIKRKGFYTYFGIIFLALYLIFRQYLIGPLNLKNEFIHFIEMFVFCAFGIAPIIIGLIYEKTFVQKFLSLKLMVILGKSSYIFYLIHKGFIPIFIDEHITNNKLLLFIILNIISYFMFIYIEEPLNHFIRKKYKSLKTT from the coding sequence ATTGCTCCAGCTTCTATTGTTCCGTCCATTGCTTGTACAGAACCTCTTTTTCCATCGTCAGTTTTTACAAATTCCATAGTATTTATCGTACTTTATAATTCTTTAGAGGTTTGGACGACGTATAATACAATTGAAGCATTAGTTTCTTTTACTATGACAAAGGCATTATTTGATGATTTTTTTCTTTCTGGAGTTGGTCAAGGTTGGACTTTAACATTAGAAGAAATATTTTATCTTTTTGCACCGTTGTATTTTGTTTTAATAAAACGTTCAAAGTATTTTTTAATTATAATCCCTTTTGTAGTGTTTTTTATATTTACTTTTATAAAAAATCAATTAAATATAGAAGGAAATATTTATGGTTTTTTACAAAAAAATATATCTACTTATATTATTGAATTTTTCGTAGGAATTAGTGTTGCGATTTTAGTTCTTAAAGACAAAATAAAACGAAAGGGATTCTACACTTACTTTGGAATAATTTTCTTAGCTCTTTATTTAATCTTTAGACAATATTTAATAGGACCACTAAACCTAAAAAATGAGTTTATTCATTTTATAGAAATGTTTGTTTTTTGTGCCTTTGGAATTGCTCCGATCATTATTGGACTTATCTACGAAAAGACATTTGTTCAAAAATTTTTAAGTTTAAAATTAATGGTAATTTTAGGGAAAAGTTCTTATATATTCTATTTAATACATAAAGGTTTTATCCCTATTTTTATTGATGAACATATTACTAATAATAAACTACTACTTTTTATTATATTAAATATTATATCGTATTTCATGTTTATTTATATAGAAGAACCTTTGAATCATTTTATAAGAAAAAAATATAAATCATTAAAAACAACTTAA
- a CDS encoding GNAT family N-acetyltransferase — protein sequence MEFVKTDDGKRGSVQAMDGTIEAGAMNYTWAGSDKIIIDHTHVDEAYGGQGVGKQILENIIDWVRKDNIKVMPLCPFAKAQFDKNADFRDVLM from the coding sequence ATGGAATTTGTAAAAACTGACGATGGAAAAAGAGGTTCTGTACAAGCAATGGACGGAACAATAGAAGCTGGAGCAATGAATTATACTTGGGCTGGATCAGATAAAATTATTATCGATCATACACATGTTGATGAAGCTTATGGTGGACAAGGTGTTGGAAAACAAATCTTAGAAAACATCATTGACTGGGTAAGAAAGGATAATATCAAAGTAATGCCTTTGTGTCCTTTTGCTAAAGCACAATTTGACAAAAACGCTGATTTCAGAGATGTATTAATGTAA
- a CDS encoding GEVED domain-containing protein, with protein MQAKPFVYDIQTQTLTNLLPQGYTYGAGYSVDNAGKTVGWVDAYTNGTFRELSIYQAGQPLQKILTDIAVPVNNHIWHITDDGIVVGDITLKPYIYNLNTNEYKIFNLPAGYRTGAFVYSSNGITVGYAQNNVMDRDAIIYHESFGEQPRLLKEILIEQGITIDIPGGRLGGANSVSQNGNFIGGNESGNASIAPGWIINLNGYFNDLGCIVEVPADIEIQTEIGQNSAVITYDVTTNCEGATLQLVEGYESGAEFPLGITTVKYNSVDAEGNILATGTFKVNVKDAYCSPRFSVQVEPITNVTYGTINNTTSADLNSPEIEYFLNMSTDIAQNGTYEISVAGNTNGPENGSEFAVYFDFNQDGIFNSDTEGFYIGSISNSTGVDGKTASNTITIPADALLGETRMRVVKVYRIVPEDACSFVYAYGQSENYVVNITAPLGVTDLTNSSIKLYPNPIKDILKIESDKEIKSIKVINTLGQQVGDYKVNQSNTEVNFSGLTSGVYIVQITTVDGVITKKVIKK; from the coding sequence ATGCAAGCAAAACCATTTGTTTACGATATTCAAACACAAACTTTAACTAATCTATTGCCGCAAGGATATACTTATGGTGCTGGATATAGTGTAGATAATGCAGGGAAAACTGTTGGTTGGGTAGATGCTTATACGAATGGAACTTTTCGTGAGTTATCAATTTATCAAGCAGGTCAGCCATTACAAAAAATTTTAACAGATATTGCTGTACCTGTTAATAACCACATTTGGCACATTACAGATGATGGGATTGTAGTAGGAGATATTACATTAAAACCATACATATACAATCTAAATACAAATGAATATAAAATATTCAATTTACCAGCAGGATATAGAACAGGTGCTTTTGTTTATTCTTCAAATGGGATTACAGTAGGATATGCACAAAATAATGTAATGGATCGTGATGCGATTATTTACCACGAGTCTTTTGGTGAGCAGCCACGTTTATTAAAAGAAATATTGATAGAACAAGGTATTACTATTGATATTCCAGGTGGTCGATTAGGTGGAGCAAACAGTGTTTCTCAAAATGGTAATTTTATTGGAGGTAACGAAAGTGGAAATGCAAGTATAGCTCCAGGTTGGATTATTAATTTAAATGGTTACTTTAATGACTTAGGATGTATTGTTGAAGTCCCAGCTGATATTGAAATTCAAACAGAAATTGGTCAAAATTCTGCTGTTATTACTTACGATGTAACTACAAATTGTGAAGGAGCTACATTACAATTAGTAGAAGGGTACGAATCTGGTGCTGAATTTCCATTAGGAATCACAACTGTAAAATATAATTCGGTAGATGCTGAAGGAAATATTTTGGCTACCGGAACTTTTAAAGTAAATGTAAAAGACGCTTACTGTTCTCCAAGATTTTCTGTACAAGTTGAACCAATTACTAATGTAACATACGGAACAATAAATAATACAACTTCGGCTGATTTAAATTCTCCAGAGATTGAGTATTTCTTAAACATGTCCACTGATATTGCACAAAACGGAACATACGAAATTTCAGTTGCAGGAAATACAAATGGACCTGAGAATGGTAGCGAATTTGCTGTTTATTTTGACTTTAATCAAGATGGAATCTTTAATTCAGATACTGAAGGTTTTTATATAGGTTCAATCTCAAATTCAACTGGAGTTGATGGAAAAACGGCTTCAAATACAATCACAATTCCAGCTGATGCATTATTAGGTGAAACTAGAATGCGTGTAGTTAAAGTTTACAGAATAGTTCCTGAGGATGCTTGTTCTTTTGTTTATGCTTATGGACAAAGTGAGAATTATGTAGTAAATATTACTGCACCGTTAGGAGTTACGGATCTTACAAATTCTTCAATAAAACTTTATCCAAATCCAATTAAAGATATTTTAAAAATTGAATCGGATAAAGAAATAAAATCAATCAAAGTAATTAATACATTAGGACAACAAGTTGGTGATTACAAAGTAAATCAATCTAATACTGAAGTTAATTTTTCAGGTTTAACAAGTGGAGTTTACATTGTACAAATAACAACAGTTGATGGTGTAATTACTAAAAAAGTTATTAAAAAATAA
- the ygiD gene encoding 4,5-DOPA-extradiol-dioxygenase, which produces MPVLFLGHGSPMIAIEENQFVKGFRDIVEKIPTPKAILCISAHWETRGSFVTAMTTPPTIHDFGGFPQALFDVQYPAAGNPALAQEIKNLVQSTEVGLDVEWGLDHGAWTVIKHMYPEANIPIVEFSLDYRRTPEQHYQLAQELKALRKKGVLIIGSGNIVHNLRAVAWNRINDVFGFDWAIEANETIKKAILERNHKPLMNPFDQGQAFQLAIPTPEHYLPLLYALALEGKDDEISFFNDEPVAGSLSMTSVYIGQNI; this is translated from the coding sequence ATGCCTGTACTATTTTTAGGACATGGAAGTCCAATGATTGCGATTGAAGAAAATCAATTTGTTAAAGGATTTCGAGATATCGTTGAAAAAATCCCTACACCAAAAGCTATTTTATGTATTTCAGCCCATTGGGAAACAAGAGGATCTTTTGTAACTGCAATGACAACTCCTCCAACCATTCACGATTTTGGAGGTTTTCCACAAGCCTTATTTGATGTACAATATCCTGCAGCCGGAAATCCTGCATTGGCACAAGAAATTAAAAATTTAGTTCAATCGACTGAAGTAGGATTGGATGTTGAATGGGGATTGGATCACGGAGCTTGGACGGTGATTAAACATATGTATCCTGAGGCGAATATTCCGATTGTGGAATTTAGTTTGGATTACAGAAGAACGCCAGAACAGCATTATCAATTGGCGCAAGAGTTAAAAGCTTTGCGTAAAAAGGGTGTCTTAATTATTGGTAGTGGAAATATTGTCCACAATTTACGCGCTGTTGCTTGGAATCGTATCAATGATGTATTCGGATTCGATTGGGCAATTGAAGCTAACGAAACCATTAAAAAAGCAATTTTAGAACGTAACCATAAACCTTTAATGAATCCTTTTGATCAAGGGCAAGCTTTTCAATTAGCAATACCAACACCCGAACATTATTTACCTTTATTGTACGCATTAGCTTTAGAAGGAAAAGATGACGAAATATCATTCTTCAACGACGAACCAGTTGCTGGTTCATTATCGATGACATCGGTCTATATCGGACAAAACATATGA
- a CDS encoding porin family protein, with translation MGKIIQLLFLLFTVIVQAQTINGKVEDDTGNTLANVSVFLLRDGAIVENKKTTKDGNFNLDSPKIGDVIKLSSLDYNSIEQEIEKIEDLSFVLYGIDNFDDIINLKAVKLTNKVVVKKDTISYKADQFLIGNENSTEDLLKKIPGVTVEDDGKVKIQGKEIERIMVDGDDLLRKNYKFLSRGLTPKAIENVELHLNDEENSLLRGMNSENKYAINLKLKEEFKNVLFGDIEAGYNFDKRYRVNTSLMSLKQKNKTYFTSFMNNIGEDISQVNYMGNLNELMYSNLSHESIFPLVSLSNSFTSVDKEKFNFNNNQFFSFNNIYRFNPKTTLKFNSQLMFDKINFDQQTIQKYFIGDSTQVFTDQYKSVTKVFNATNVLELKSDFDKKSNYQGFLGVSVGNNNIHTNQLFNDVITKQQLKNSDINFQQKNIYTFKLKNDSIVNSISTLFSYQKQPQDFLIDKENIRFVDQNNDIKKFSHALQYQNRFKRNQVLNVFTTGYKYNNEQLFSDIQSKNWNLDDTALKFIINDIYLSNYFTYENKKIKLGGNLNLSYKNFKYSESKNNLSFNPNAFIKYNLNSSDNLQLSLSSKLDHVNFNEMINFYNYSSINSLQKGVDDLFINRNNNVGLSYNIGDYTSLASFNFGINYNITDGSLVNDLSFQNDLIFNRLLINNKSSQSISFFGNIDYYIKPIKSSIKFKSLYSSSKGYFLNNNTLERYQNQRINIDLNLASGFRGIFNYKLSNQFYYNSINSFYMNSDYRINTKLETFLNFDKISLNSIINRNYLSNVRKDIYFFDADLKYNYNDKFQFSLKGRNLMNEKKYSVLQYNITNEITSVYNINSRYILLSMKYKF, from the coding sequence ATGGGAAAAATAATCCAATTATTATTTTTATTATTTACTGTAATAGTACAAGCCCAAACTATTAATGGGAAAGTTGAAGACGATACAGGGAATACACTTGCTAACGTAAGTGTATTTTTGTTAAGAGATGGTGCTATTGTAGAAAATAAGAAAACTACTAAAGATGGAAATTTTAATTTAGATTCTCCAAAAATTGGAGATGTAATCAAATTATCAAGTTTAGACTATAATAGTATCGAGCAAGAAATTGAGAAAATAGAAGACTTAAGTTTTGTGTTATATGGCATTGATAATTTTGATGATATTATCAATTTGAAAGCTGTAAAATTGACCAACAAAGTTGTTGTAAAAAAAGATACAATTAGTTATAAAGCTGATCAGTTTTTAATTGGAAATGAAAATAGTACCGAAGATTTATTAAAGAAAATACCAGGCGTTACAGTAGAAGATGATGGTAAGGTTAAAATACAAGGAAAAGAAATAGAACGTATAATGGTTGATGGTGATGATTTGTTGCGAAAAAATTATAAATTTCTTTCGCGTGGTCTGACACCAAAAGCTATAGAAAATGTAGAATTACACTTGAACGACGAGGAAAACTCGTTGTTACGAGGAATGAATTCCGAAAATAAATATGCCATTAATCTTAAATTAAAAGAAGAATTTAAAAATGTCTTATTTGGAGATATAGAGGCAGGTTATAATTTTGATAAAAGATACCGTGTGAATACCTCTTTAATGAGTCTGAAACAAAAAAATAAAACTTATTTTACGAGTTTTATGAATAATATCGGAGAAGATATTTCGCAGGTGAATTATATGGGAAATCTAAACGAATTAATGTATAGTAATTTATCTCATGAATCTATTTTTCCGTTAGTTTCTTTATCAAATTCTTTTACAAGTGTAGATAAAGAAAAGTTTAACTTTAATAACAATCAATTTTTTTCATTCAATAATATTTATCGTTTCAATCCAAAAACAACGTTAAAGTTTAACAGCCAATTAATGTTTGATAAAATAAATTTTGATCAACAAACAATTCAAAAATATTTTATAGGTGATAGTACACAAGTTTTTACCGACCAATACAAAAGTGTAACGAAGGTTTTTAATGCAACAAATGTATTAGAGTTAAAATCTGATTTCGATAAGAAATCTAATTACCAAGGATTTTTAGGCGTATCAGTAGGTAATAATAATATACACACGAATCAATTGTTTAATGATGTTATTACAAAGCAGCAACTAAAAAACAGTGATATTAATTTTCAACAAAAAAATATATATACGTTTAAGTTAAAAAATGATAGCATTGTAAATAGTATTTCTACATTATTTAGTTATCAAAAACAGCCTCAAGATTTTTTAATTGATAAAGAAAATATAAGATTTGTCGATCAAAATAATGATATAAAAAAGTTTTCTCATGCTTTACAATATCAAAATAGATTTAAAAGAAATCAAGTTTTAAATGTTTTTACTACTGGATATAAATATAATAATGAACAATTATTTTCGGATATTCAATCTAAAAATTGGAATCTTGATGACACAGCTTTAAAATTTATCATAAATGATATTTATTTATCTAATTACTTCACTTACGAAAACAAGAAGATAAAATTAGGAGGTAATTTAAATTTATCATATAAAAACTTTAAGTATTCAGAATCGAAAAATAATTTATCATTTAATCCGAATGCATTTATAAAATATAATCTAAATTCCTCTGATAATTTACAACTGTCGTTAAGCAGTAAATTAGATCATGTTAATTTTAATGAAATGATTAATTTTTATAATTATAGTTCTATAAATTCATTACAAAAAGGAGTTGATGATTTGTTTATAAACCGAAATAATAATGTAGGATTAAGTTATAATATAGGGGATTATACAAGTTTAGCTTCTTTTAATTTTGGTATCAATTATAATATAACTGATGGAAGTTTAGTTAATGATTTGTCTTTTCAAAACGATCTGATTTTTAATAGACTATTGATTAATAATAAATCATCACAATCAATATCTTTTTTCGGAAATATAGATTATTACATTAAGCCAATAAAATCTTCAATCAAATTTAAATCATTATATAGTAGTAGTAAAGGCTATTTTTTAAACAATAATACTTTAGAAAGATATCAGAATCAAAGAATTAATATAGACCTTAATTTGGCTTCGGGATTTAGAGGTATTTTTAATTATAAATTATCCAATCAATTCTATTATAATTCGATCAATTCATTTTATATGAATTCTGATTATAGAATAAATACAAAATTAGAAACGTTTTTAAATTTTGATAAAATCTCATTAAATAGTATAATTAATAGAAATTATTTAAGCAATGTAAGAAAAGATATATATTTTTTTGATGCAGATTTAAAATATAATTACAACGATAAATTTCAATTTTCACTTAAAGGTAGAAATCTTATGAATGAGAAAAAATATTCTGTTTTACAATACAATATAACCAATGAAATTACTTCGGTTTATAATATTAATTCAAGGTATATTTTATTGAGTATGAAATATAAATTTTAA
- a CDS encoding GLPGLI family protein yields MLYKRISILLIILGFTFSFGQTYRLEYQFNNYIAVFGETRSLNTTLDYDEQTKESLYKVILKDLNSKAEIKNSNVIVLDTEEIDNELVYSNFNTSEMVIQTQIDIEMMLFTEKIPEIKWNLINESRTENNLKLNKATATFRGRNYTVWYTLDIPVNVGPWKLHGLPGAIVTVEEDKGRYSWQLTGFKKLEDSTIKNPLENKSYKVKDIKDYPKLKFELSERMIAKIKQIGVNATIPKRERSDLELKFEWEK; encoded by the coding sequence ATGCTGTATAAAAGAATATCAATCCTTTTAATTATTCTAGGATTTACTTTTAGTTTTGGTCAAACATATAGATTAGAATATCAATTTAATAATTACATAGCAGTTTTTGGTGAAACACGATCGTTGAATACAACTTTAGATTACGATGAACAAACAAAAGAAAGTTTGTATAAAGTAATTTTAAAAGATTTAAATTCAAAAGCAGAAATAAAAAATAGTAATGTAATTGTTTTAGATACTGAAGAAATAGATAATGAATTAGTTTATTCTAATTTCAATACGTCAGAAATGGTGATTCAAACACAGATTGATATTGAGATGATGTTATTTACAGAGAAAATTCCAGAAATAAAATGGAATTTAATTAACGAATCTAGAACAGAAAATAATTTAAAATTAAATAAAGCCACAGCTACTTTCAGAGGACGTAATTATACCGTTTGGTACACATTAGATATACCTGTAAATGTTGGACCATGGAAATTACACGGATTGCCAGGTGCAATTGTAACTGTAGAGGAAGATAAAGGAAGATATTCTTGGCAACTTACAGGTTTTAAAAAATTAGAAGATAGTACAATTAAAAATCCACTGGAGAATAAATCTTACAAAGTAAAAGATATTAAAGATTATCCTAAATTAAAGTTTGAGCTTTCTGAACGTATGATAGCTAAAATTAAACAAATAGGTGTTAATGCTACTATTCCTAAACGAGAGCGAAGTGATTTAGAATTAAAATTCGAATGGGAAAAATAA
- the infB gene encoding translation initiation factor IF-2: protein MSETTRLSKVLKELNISIDRAVDFLETKGTTVERSPNSKIDMPTYDILVNEFRSDAKQKQASGEIVINKLSEIKAAEKKEAEAKAEAAKPKVVETTKVVLEGPKTIGKIDLEGSKTAKKEVKIVEKQEEKNIEAKTPTVQPVKEDTKPVVEAPKPEDNTHPKVIGKIDLDKLNNTGKTKKEEAPKPKKEVKEKPAAAAPKAEVTKEEPKQEAVVSTPEVKSEAKPEVKKEEKEVAAEQPQKIETVYTKLDGPNFTGAKIDLSKFEKAPKKDDKKGSNNPADKKKRKRIQKGVKPEDVKSIDNNNRPAGQGQGQNRQGGQGQNRQGGQGQNRQGGQGQGQNRPGGQGGNRPAGQGGNRPGGQGGNRPGGQGGNRFGNNRPGQGHRAPQAELSDEDVKKQIKDTLDKLTSKGQNKKSAKHRKDKRNERRFQAEMEQEAMDKDKTLQVTEFVTVNELASLMDVSVMDVISACMALGIMVTMNQRLEADTIQLVADDFGFEVQFASAEEENDEEEIVDNEEDLQERAPIVTVMGHVDHGKTSLLDYVRKANVIAGESGGITQHIGAYNVTLANGKRVAFLDTPGHEAFTAMRARGAQVTDIAIIVIAADDQIMPQTREAISHAQAAGVPMVFAINKIDRPAANPEKVKEQLAQMNLLVEDWGGTYQSQEISAKSGLGVDELLDKVLLEAEVLELKANPNRKALGTVVEAALDKGRGYVSTMIVQNGTLEVGDYILAGSNHGKVRAMLDERGNQVKKAGPSTPVTILGLDGAPTAGDKFKVYEDEREAKQIASRREQLQREQTIRTQKHITLDEIGRRLALGDFKQLNIILKGDVDGSVEALTDSLQKLSTDEIVVNILHKGVGQITESDVLLASASDAVILGFNVRPGTNARDLADKEEIEIRAYSIIYDAINDIKEAMEGMLSPELKEQVTGNIEIRETFKVTKVGTIAGCMVLDGKVYRTSKIRIIRDGVVVHEGELASLKRFKDDVKEVSKGYECGLNIKNYNDIHIGDIIEAYETIEVKKKLK from the coding sequence ATGTCGGAAACAACAAGATTAAGTAAAGTATTAAAGGAGTTAAACATATCTATAGATCGTGCTGTTGATTTTTTAGAAACTAAGGGGACTACTGTAGAAAGATCGCCTAATTCAAAAATTGATATGCCAACTTACGATATTTTAGTTAATGAGTTCCGTTCAGATGCTAAACAAAAGCAAGCTTCCGGAGAAATAGTCATTAACAAATTATCAGAAATAAAAGCTGCCGAAAAGAAAGAAGCAGAAGCTAAAGCAGAAGCAGCTAAACCAAAAGTAGTTGAAACGACTAAAGTAGTGTTAGAAGGTCCTAAAACAATTGGTAAAATTGATTTAGAAGGTTCAAAAACTGCTAAAAAGGAAGTGAAAATTGTTGAGAAACAAGAAGAAAAGAATATCGAGGCTAAAACTCCTACAGTTCAACCTGTGAAGGAAGATACTAAACCAGTAGTTGAAGCTCCAAAACCAGAGGATAATACACATCCAAAAGTTATTGGTAAAATCGATTTAGATAAATTAAATAATACAGGTAAAACTAAGAAAGAGGAGGCTCCTAAACCTAAAAAAGAGGTGAAGGAGAAACCTGCTGCCGCAGCACCTAAGGCCGAAGTGACGAAAGAAGAGCCGAAACAAGAAGCAGTGGTTAGTACACCTGAAGTAAAATCGGAAGCGAAGCCTGAAGTGAAGAAAGAAGAAAAAGAAGTAGCAGCAGAACAACCTCAGAAAATTGAGACTGTATATACTAAATTAGATGGACCAAATTTTACAGGAGCTAAAATCGACTTATCAAAGTTTGAAAAAGCCCCTAAGAAAGATGATAAAAAAGGTTCAAACAATCCAGCAGACAAAAAGAAACGTAAACGTATTCAAAAAGGAGTTAAACCTGAAGATGTAAAATCTATAGATAACAACAATCGTCCAGCTGGTCAAGGACAAGGTCAAAACCGTCAAGGTGGACAAGGTCAAAATCGTCAAGGAGGTCAAGGTCAAAACCGTCAAGGAGGACAAGGACAAGGTCAAAACCGTCCAGGAGGTCAAGGAGGTAACCGTCCAGCAGGACAAGGTGGTAATCGCCCAGGAGGACAAGGTGGTAACCGTCCAGGAGGACAAGGTGGTAACCGTTTTGGTAACAACCGTCCAGGACAAGGACACCGCGCTCCACAAGCTGAATTGAGTGACGAGGATGTTAAAAAACAAATTAAAGATACTTTAGATAAATTAACTTCTAAAGGTCAAAATAAAAAATCTGCTAAACACAGAAAAGACAAACGTAATGAACGTCGTTTCCAAGCTGAAATGGAACAAGAAGCGATGGACAAAGACAAAACATTACAAGTAACAGAATTCGTTACAGTTAATGAATTAGCTTCATTAATGGATGTTTCTGTTATGGATGTTATTTCTGCATGTATGGCGTTAGGAATCATGGTAACAATGAACCAACGTTTAGAAGCAGATACAATTCAATTAGTAGCAGATGATTTCGGATTTGAAGTTCAATTTGCTTCTGCTGAAGAAGAAAACGATGAAGAAGAAATCGTTGATAATGAAGAAGATTTACAGGAAAGAGCTCCAATCGTTACGGTGATGGGGCACGTTGACCACGGTAAAACTTCATTATTAGATTACGTTCGTAAAGCGAATGTAATTGCAGGTGAGTCTGGAGGTATTACACAACATATTGGTGCGTACAACGTAACGTTAGCTAATGGAAAACGTGTAGCATTCTTAGATACTCCTGGTCACGAGGCCTTTACAGCCATGCGTGCTCGTGGTGCTCAGGTAACTGATATTGCAATTATTGTGATTGCTGCGGATGATCAAATCATGCCACAAACACGTGAAGCAATTTCTCACGCACAAGCAGCTGGAGTTCCTATGGTTTTCGCTATCAACAAAATTGATAGACCAGCAGCTAATCCAGAAAAAGTAAAAGAGCAATTAGCTCAAATGAATTTATTAGTTGAAGATTGGGGTGGTACTTACCAATCTCAAGAAATCTCAGCTAAATCTGGTTTAGGAGTTGACGAATTATTAGACAAAGTTTTATTAGAAGCTGAAGTTTTAGAATTAAAAGCTAATCCAAATCGTAAAGCTTTAGGTACTGTTGTTGAAGCAGCATTAGATAAAGGACGTGGATACGTTTCTACAATGATCGTTCAAAATGGTACTTTAGAAGTTGGTGATTATATCTTAGCAGGTTCTAACCATGGTAAAGTTCGTGCAATGTTAGATGAGCGTGGTAACCAAGTGAAAAAAGCTGGACCATCGACTCCTGTAACAATCTTAGGTTTAGACGGTGCACCAACAGCTGGTGATAAGTTTAAAGTTTATGAAGATGAGCGTGAAGCGAAACAAATCGCATCTCGTAGAGAACAATTACAACGTGAGCAAACAATTCGTACTCAAAAACACATCACTTTAGATGAGATTGGACGTCGTTTAGCATTAGGAGATTTCAAACAGTTAAATATTATCTTAAAAGGAGATGTGGATGGTTCTGTAGAAGCGTTAACAGACTCTTTACAAAAATTATCAACTGACGAAATTGTTGTTAATATCTTACATAAAGGTGTTGGACAGATTACAGAATCTGACGTATTATTGGCATCTGCTTCAGATGCGGTAATTTTAGGATTTAATGTTCGTCCTGGTACAAATGCTCGTGATTTAGCTGATAAAGAAGAAATCGAAATCCGTGCTTACTCTATTATCTATGATGCAATTAATGACATCAAAGAGGCTATGGAAGGTATGTTATCTCCAGAGTTAAAAGAGCAAGTAACTGGTAATATCGAAATTCGTGAAACGTTCAAAGTAACTAAAGTTGGTACTATTGCTGGTTGTATGGTATTAGACGGTAAAGTTTACAGAACTTCTAAAATTCGTATTATTCGTGATGGTGTTGTTGTTCACGAAGGTGAATTAGCTTCATTAAAACGTTTCAAAGACGATGTAAAAGAAGTTTCTAAAGGTTACGAATGTGGTTTAAATATTAAAAACTACAACGATATTCATATTGGTGATATCATCGAGGCTTACGAAACTATCGAGGTTAAAAAGAAATTAAAATAA